A section of the Pseudomonas sp. FP453 genome encodes:
- a CDS encoding DUF2341 domain-containing protein, translating to MQRLILSLLICLGFTLPATAHAWWQDDWHYRKQITVDTTAQGAAINQALGRTALLVRLHTGNFTFDGVKDDGADLRFVSADDKTVFNHQIESFDPLMGMALIWVDVPKVEGGQRQDLWMYYGNQKAPATSNGQLAFDPNYTALYHFDGANGTPARDTTAYANTSLNATGASIDGVIGRALQFGGQPLLLPASPSLQHAAGGAFTFSAWLRLDQASGEQIVLARRDGPHSLLLGLNQGTPFVEVDGQRVVSTQPLNPGQWQHLAFTAEGEKIALYVNGRETASLAVALPAFNSQLAIGGDLPDAGTTHLPFAGAIDELRLSKVARPATLLLADASAQGAESKLVAYGVDEEQSGFGFGSLGFLLNAVPVDAWVIILVLVAMMFQSWVIMLRKNRQVSRVSGANEIFREHFAQIGTRLEMYADDAPLGQRLQHSSLWRLYLVAVKEIRTRRAQGADTSSVSAATIEAIRCSMDGVRTRENQALSSKLSTLSNAIAGGPYIGLLGTVLGIMVVFLGTAMAGDVNINAIAPGMAAALLATAMGLFVAIPALFGYNRLITRNKEVSADMRVFVDEFITRLAEMHGESQSSEAAHRREHHAAVPA from the coding sequence ATGCAACGCCTAATCCTGAGCCTGTTGATCTGCCTGGGCTTCACGCTCCCGGCCACCGCCCATGCCTGGTGGCAAGACGACTGGCACTACCGCAAGCAGATCACCGTGGACACCACCGCCCAAGGCGCCGCGATCAACCAGGCCCTGGGCCGCACCGCGCTGCTGGTGCGCCTGCACACCGGCAACTTCACCTTTGACGGGGTCAAGGACGACGGCGCCGACCTGCGCTTTGTCAGTGCCGATGACAAGACCGTGTTCAACCACCAGATCGAAAGCTTCGACCCGCTGATGGGCATGGCGCTGATCTGGGTCGATGTGCCCAAGGTCGAAGGCGGCCAGCGCCAGGACCTGTGGATGTACTACGGCAACCAAAAAGCCCCGGCCACCAGCAACGGCCAGTTGGCGTTCGACCCGAACTACACCGCGCTGTACCACTTTGACGGGGCCAACGGCACCCCGGCCCGCGACACCACGGCCTACGCCAATACCTCGCTCAACGCCACCGGCGCGAGCATCGACGGCGTGATCGGCCGCGCCTTGCAGTTCGGCGGCCAGCCGCTGCTGTTGCCGGCCAGCCCATCGCTGCAACATGCCGCAGGCGGCGCGTTCACCTTCAGCGCCTGGTTGCGCCTGGATCAGGCCAGCGGCGAACAGATCGTCCTCGCCCGCCGCGACGGTCCCCACAGCCTGCTGCTGGGGTTGAACCAGGGCACGCCGTTTGTGGAAGTCGATGGCCAACGCGTGGTCTCCACTCAACCGCTGAACCCTGGGCAATGGCAGCACCTGGCGTTCACCGCCGAGGGTGAAAAAATTGCGCTGTATGTAAATGGTCGCGAGACGGCCAGCCTGGCGGTCGCACTGCCAGCGTTCAATTCCCAACTGGCGATTGGCGGCGATCTGCCGGACGCCGGCACCACGCATCTGCCGTTCGCCGGCGCCATCGATGAGCTGCGCCTGTCCAAGGTTGCGCGCCCGGCCACATTGTTGTTGGCCGACGCCAGCGCCCAAGGTGCCGAGTCGAAACTGGTGGCCTACGGCGTCGATGAAGAGCAGTCGGGCTTTGGTTTCGGCAGCCTGGGCTTCTTGCTCAACGCCGTGCCGGTGGACGCCTGGGTGATCATCCTGGTGCTGGTGGCGATGATGTTCCAGTCGTGGGTGATCATGCTGCGCAAGAACCGCCAGGTCAGCCGCGTCAGCGGCGCCAACGAGATTTTCCGCGAACACTTCGCGCAGATCGGCACGCGCCTGGAGATGTATGCCGATGACGCCCCGCTGGGCCAGCGCTTGCAGCATTCGTCGCTGTGGCGCCTGTACCTGGTGGCGGTCAAGGAGATCCGCACCCGCCGCGCCCAGGGCGCCGACACCTCGTCCGTCTCGGCGGCGACCATCGAAGCCATCCGCTGCTCCATGGACGGCGTGCGCACCCGCGAAAACCAGGCCCTCAGTTCCAAGCTCTCGACCCTGTCCAACGCCATCGCCGGCGGCCCGTACATCGGCCTGCTCGGTACGGTGCTGGGGATCATGGTGGTGTTCCTCGGCACGGCCATGGCCGGTGACGTGAACATCAACGCCATCGCCCCAGGTATGGCCGCCGCGTTGCTGGCCACGGCCATGGGCCTGTTCGTCGCGATCCCCGCGCTGTTTGGCTACAACCGCCTGATCACGCGCAACAAGGAAGTCAGCGCGGACATGCGTGTGTTCGTCGATGAGTTCATCACCCGCCTGGCCGAGATGCACGGCGAGAGCCAGTCCAGTGAAGCCGCGCACCGCCGCGAGCATCACGCCGCCGTCCCGGCCTGA
- a CDS encoding ShlB/FhaC/HecB family hemolysin secretion/activation protein, producing the protein MEHLFKSTLALCCLTLGALALPAQAEEEGAARRVDVNEYFVRGNTVLDAAAIEEAVYPFLGPQKTLGDIEGARDALQKIYQARGYQSVFVELPEQKVDDGIVYLQVSETKIGRVRVVGAKHYSPVEIRDEVPALKEGEVPDFATVQTQLAGLNRGVGRQVTPLVHEGQRPGTMDVDLQVEDQNPWHASLGLNNDYSADTEKLRSVATLGYDNLWQLGHSISLTYFTAPQDSSNAKVWSGSYSAPLDERWTLQFSGYQSDSNIATIGGSNVLGKGHSYGVSAIYNLPATNVWANSFSFGIDFKDFDEEMQFGASRDQVPLKYAPFTLGYNGYRYTEQSQLGLGLNLVVGTRAFFGYGSDAEEFDYKRYKANASFAVLKGDLNYTYTFANNWQSASKAAFQLASGPLVSNEQYSAGGATSVRGYLAAERTGDEGYLLSQELRTPSVAKYLGSYVQEWRFYAFAEGARLRLHDPLPEQEDEYSLASVGLGTRASLSKWLSGSLDWGYPLLNGPNTQKQDSRLHFSVQATF; encoded by the coding sequence GTGGAGCATCTGTTCAAGTCAACGCTGGCGCTGTGCTGCCTGACGCTGGGGGCTTTGGCCCTGCCCGCGCAGGCCGAGGAGGAGGGCGCGGCACGCCGGGTCGACGTCAATGAGTACTTCGTGCGCGGCAATACCGTGCTCGATGCGGCGGCGATCGAGGAGGCGGTGTACCCGTTTCTCGGCCCGCAAAAGACCTTGGGCGATATCGAAGGCGCCCGTGATGCGCTGCAAAAGATCTACCAGGCGCGCGGCTACCAGTCGGTGTTTGTCGAGCTGCCGGAGCAGAAGGTCGATGACGGTATCGTCTACCTGCAAGTCAGCGAAACCAAGATCGGCCGCGTGCGCGTGGTCGGCGCCAAGCATTATTCGCCGGTGGAGATCCGCGACGAAGTGCCGGCCCTCAAGGAAGGCGAGGTGCCGGACTTTGCCACCGTGCAAACCCAGCTCGCCGGCCTCAACCGCGGCGTCGGGCGCCAGGTCACGCCGCTGGTGCACGAAGGCCAGCGCCCCGGCACCATGGACGTGGACTTGCAGGTGGAAGACCAGAACCCCTGGCACGCCAGCCTCGGCCTGAACAACGACTACAGCGCCGACACCGAAAAGCTGCGCTCGGTGGCCACCCTGGGCTACGACAACCTCTGGCAACTGGGCCACAGCATATCCCTCACCTATTTCACCGCGCCCCAGGACAGCAGCAACGCCAAGGTCTGGTCGGGTTCCTACAGCGCGCCGCTGGATGAGCGCTGGACCTTGCAGTTCAGCGGTTACCAGTCCGACAGCAACATCGCCACCATCGGCGGCAGCAACGTGCTCGGCAAGGGCCATTCCTACGGCGTGTCGGCGATCTACAACCTGCCGGCGACCAATGTCTGGGCCAACTCCTTCTCGTTCGGCATCGACTTCAAAGACTTCGACGAAGAGATGCAATTCGGTGCCAGCCGCGACCAGGTGCCGCTCAAGTACGCGCCGTTCACCCTCGGCTACAACGGCTATCGCTACACCGAGCAATCCCAGCTGGGCCTGGGCTTGAACCTGGTGGTGGGCACCCGCGCGTTCTTTGGCTACGGCAGCGATGCCGAAGAGTTCGACTACAAGCGCTACAAGGCCAACGCCAGTTTTGCGGTGCTCAAGGGCGACCTGAATTACACCTACACCTTCGCCAACAACTGGCAGTCGGCGTCCAAGGCGGCGTTCCAGCTGGCCTCGGGGCCGTTGGTGTCCAACGAGCAGTATTCCGCCGGCGGTGCCACTTCGGTGCGCGGCTACCTGGCGGCAGAGCGCACCGGGGATGAGGGTTACTTGCTGTCCCAGGAGCTGCGCACGCCGTCGGTGGCCAAGTACCTCGGCAGTTATGTGCAGGAGTGGCGCTTTTATGCGTTCGCCGAAGGCGCACGCCTGCGCCTGCACGACCCGCTGCCCGAGCAAGAAGACGAATACAGCCTGGCCAGTGTCGGCCTGGGCACCCGCGCCAGCTTGAGCAAATGGTTGTCCGGCAGCCTGGATTGGGGCTACCCGCTGCTCAATGGACCGAACACCCAGAAACAGGACTCGCGACTGCACTTCAGTGTGCAGGCGACTTTCTGA
- a CDS encoding filamentous hemagglutinin family protein, with the protein MRYGTRHLNLGVSAINLGSVEALAAAGNRVPAGLTLTQALLDRLLRGDTQFGAPALETLQLSARDSFNFYGTTSLDTYDPLTGKSLLSNLMLSTPAMYGAGGANDVATIHTANLIWLGATNAPGAVVTGGAGTGSGRLDINAERIEFGYGDFGQPSNVKSFDRLALGFANVNLNASERVTANHKGSLKVYQSQGAYDPVTGFQYSGGNLTIRTPLMTGAAGSVNRITAGGAIDIGASAGPRGTASGQGAELALQGDSIRVAGAVVLPSGKVSLSARGDVVLTDDALIDVAGRPIAFNDVIQYGWGGDVLLDSRNGNIRQAAGSTIDLSAQHNQAGKLRAVATDAAAGIVDLQGKILGSSSGYYAAGGTSMPYEAATVELQAQHLGGSGSLDQQFADLNGRLNQGAVYGGRSFQLKQGDLTIGNGLKAGNISVSLDNGRLRVNGLVDASGERVGSITLAGKHGLTLDGTAVLDAHGSKLRVDSYGKIIDSPNRAMVVLGSGDGQLTLASGARIDLRHGTDGAAGNDGRNRGTLELNAPRLGSNDIAIDASGRVTIQGARSISLNGMATYDDAPEKTDATASGKPYQEITQGYLDGKHALSNDFINAALQNTDLLQNKLAGLNNATYADAFHVRPGVEIVSKTADGDLVVQGDLDLSRYRYASLNPHSQQDDTVYGSGESGSLTLRAGGDLNIYGSINDGFAPPPSSADDKGWVLLPGIDYRGGTVVVPGNGVTLADGTAFPAGTTLNYDLPIKGLTVAANTRLPVTATLGQELVLAAGSVVAADVRDAGGNLLFAAGTLLSEAQTLAEGTQLGAGTLLTEGTVLQGMLWPKGVPLPGVHQANLSNNLVLLDGTKDLPKGALIPAGTNVKLPDGVRSVQLRAGGSGQLWAIAPMLAEGTQSWSLRLVAGADTEAADSRILQAHPRSGDLHLADTHYGMFAKQLPPRGVEVWTAAAVAYLGGKGVTVKAGDPVDQRVLDGLNQGSINDFCGASPQFCKTTGAYVFTQYSVDRFARAGVVVTLGAEMTDELVYRFNRFTVDQLCAASMMFCQLKNPLEYAAAPASTRFSVIRTGTGDLDLLSAGNLSMDSLYGVYTAGTSSSGTFEGDPYNQAKAKQGVAKTVLSAGSLFEQFVNGSPTSLYRAWYPEAGGNLTITAGGDLTGDITSTTLNTVGRPDPKDIGTDSANVGNWLWRQGSNAVATGGQAQPSAWWINFGSYAATPSGADTMLGFTGFGTLGGGDLTVNVDGNAGVLNTLGYGLSNTALNPHSQGLVLAVGSTGRVASDGGLQLTGGGDLRVRIGGSLNPASLASSDDHRDGVLVNLRGDVQLRSASVGSVDLLYGNTSTEQSPGETRAFDPLVSTRGVARGGLTLVPGDATFNVQALADLVVQNVEDPGRVSISHASPFAQGTTLGTGASWFTLWTKDTAIDLFSLGGNLTPFTRSDTPADLAVVYPSIVRATAAGGSLYYGKAAELQANNDGNYSYPLLLAPGQNGQLQFLAQGSIYGGGMAVSQSGAAQSSLATPWNPAYQARIGTAVVASNLPASGSLGSLSLFAFGPATAAASAVGSAEPARFYAMDGDLVGVSSGRIITFSATPGSLHEGETWYEGNGAIRMMAGRDIVSSGRSFGLDRTDAGSSNNLFLHKNPNDISIVSAGRDILFSNFQVAGPGLLEVSAGRNILLTGAGGEHSVTSLGAILPGDTRPGASIVMQAGVGANGPDYQRFVATYLNPLNQAQPGESLQGVKVAKTYENELVTWLAERFGFVGDSEQARAYYAALPAEQQRVFARDVYFAELKAAGREYNEDGGVRQGSYLRGRTAIAALFPDKDVAGNPITYQGDITLFNGSGVHTNAGGSIQMFTPGGGQTFGIEGAAPPSTAGVITQGAGDIQLYSMGSILLGQSRIMTTFGGSIMGWTAEGDINAGRGSKTTVVYTPPKRVYDNWGNVSLSPSVPSTGAGIATLNPIPEVPAGDIDLIAPLGTIDAGEAGIRVSGNINIAALRVVNAANIQTQGKSSGVPVSATVNTGAMSSASAAGAAASQAAEDAARNQQAAAKQGRPSIVTVEVLGFGTEPVPREPEQKSSGYNPNSPVQVLGAGPLSEQARARLTDEERKQISL; encoded by the coding sequence GTGCGCTACGGCACCCGTCACCTCAACCTCGGTGTCAGCGCGATCAACCTGGGCAGCGTCGAAGCCCTGGCCGCAGCGGGGAACCGCGTGCCGGCCGGACTGACCCTGACCCAAGCGCTGCTCGACCGCCTGTTGCGCGGCGACACGCAATTCGGCGCGCCCGCCCTGGAAACCCTGCAACTGTCCGCCCGCGACAGCTTCAACTTCTACGGCACCACCAGCCTCGACACCTACGACCCGCTCACCGGCAAGTCGCTGCTGAGCAACCTGATGCTGTCCACCCCGGCGATGTATGGCGCCGGTGGCGCCAATGATGTGGCGACGATCCACACCGCCAACCTGATCTGGCTGGGCGCCACCAATGCCCCTGGCGCGGTGGTGACAGGCGGCGCGGGCACTGGTAGCGGGCGCCTCGACATCAACGCCGAGCGCATCGAGTTTGGCTATGGCGACTTCGGCCAGCCGAGCAATGTGAAAAGCTTCGACCGCCTGGCCCTCGGGTTTGCCAACGTCAATCTCAACGCCAGCGAGCGCGTCACCGCCAACCACAAGGGCAGCCTGAAGGTGTACCAGAGCCAGGGCGCCTATGACCCGGTCACCGGCTTCCAGTACAGCGGCGGCAACCTGACCATTCGCACTCCGCTGATGACCGGTGCTGCCGGCTCGGTGAACCGCATTACCGCCGGTGGCGCAATTGATATCGGCGCCTCCGCCGGTCCCCGTGGCACCGCCAGCGGCCAGGGTGCCGAGCTGGCCTTGCAAGGCGACAGCATTCGCGTGGCCGGGGCGGTGGTGTTGCCCAGCGGCAAGGTCAGCCTCAGTGCCCGTGGCGATGTGGTGTTGACCGATGACGCACTGATCGACGTGGCCGGGCGCCCCATCGCCTTCAACGATGTAATCCAATACGGCTGGGGCGGCGACGTGTTGCTCGACAGCCGCAACGGCAATATCCGCCAGGCCGCCGGTTCGACCATCGACCTGTCGGCCCAGCACAACCAGGCCGGTAAATTGCGCGCGGTGGCAACCGACGCGGCGGCCGGTATCGTCGATCTGCAAGGCAAGATCCTGGGCAGCAGCAGCGGTTATTACGCCGCCGGTGGCACGTCGATGCCCTACGAGGCCGCGACCGTGGAACTCCAGGCCCAGCACCTGGGCGGCAGCGGTTCCCTCGACCAGCAATTTGCCGACCTCAACGGGCGCCTCAACCAGGGCGCGGTCTATGGTGGCCGCAGCTTCCAGCTCAAGCAGGGCGACTTGACCATCGGCAACGGCCTCAAGGCCGGCAACATCAGCGTGTCCCTCGACAACGGCCGCCTGCGGGTCAACGGCCTGGTGGACGCCAGCGGTGAGCGCGTCGGCAGCATTACCCTGGCCGGCAAGCACGGCCTGACCCTTGACGGCACGGCGGTACTCGACGCCCACGGCAGCAAGCTGCGGGTGGACAGCTACGGCAAGATCATCGACTCGCCCAACCGCGCCATGGTGGTGCTGGGCTCCGGCGACGGCCAACTGACCCTTGCCAGCGGCGCCCGTATCGACCTGCGCCACGGCACTGACGGCGCGGCCGGCAACGACGGGCGCAATCGCGGCACCCTGGAACTCAACGCGCCACGCCTCGGCAGCAATGACATTGCCATTGACGCCAGCGGCCGCGTGACGATCCAGGGCGCGCGTTCCATCAGCCTCAATGGCATGGCCACCTACGACGATGCCCCGGAAAAAACCGACGCCACCGCCAGCGGCAAGCCCTATCAGGAGATCACCCAGGGCTACCTGGATGGCAAGCACGCGCTGAGCAACGACTTCATCAACGCCGCGTTGCAGAACACCGACTTGCTGCAAAACAAACTCGCCGGGCTGAACAACGCCACCTACGCCGATGCTTTCCATGTGCGCCCCGGCGTGGAAATCGTCAGCAAGACGGCGGACGGTGACCTGGTGGTGCAGGGCGACCTGGACCTGTCCCGTTATCGCTACGCCAGCCTCAACCCCCATAGCCAGCAGGACGACACGGTCTACGGTTCCGGTGAATCCGGCAGCCTGACCCTGCGTGCCGGTGGCGATCTGAATATCTACGGCAGCATCAACGACGGCTTCGCGCCGCCACCGTCGTCGGCGGACGATAAAGGCTGGGTGTTGCTGCCGGGTATCGACTACCGGGGCGGTACGGTGGTGGTGCCGGGCAACGGCGTGACCCTGGCCGATGGCACGGCGTTCCCGGCGGGCACCACGCTGAACTATGACCTGCCGATCAAGGGCCTGACGGTCGCGGCCAATACCCGGCTGCCGGTAACGGCGACACTGGGCCAGGAGCTGGTATTGGCGGCTGGCAGCGTCGTCGCGGCGGATGTGCGCGATGCGGGCGGCAATCTGTTGTTCGCCGCGGGCACCTTGCTCAGCGAGGCGCAGACATTGGCCGAGGGCACGCAATTGGGCGCCGGTACGCTGTTGACCGAGGGCACCGTGTTGCAGGGCATGCTCTGGCCGAAAGGCGTGCCGTTGCCAGGCGTGCATCAGGCCAACCTGAGCAACAACCTTGTGTTGCTCGATGGCACCAAGGACTTGCCCAAAGGCGCGCTGATTCCTGCCGGCACCAACGTGAAATTGCCCGATGGCGTGAGGTCGGTGCAACTGCGTGCTGGCGGGTCCGGGCAGCTGTGGGCAATCGCGCCTATGTTGGCCGAGGGCACGCAGTCGTGGTCGTTGCGCTTGGTTGCAGGCGCCGATACCGAGGCTGCCGACAGTCGCATCCTGCAAGCGCATCCGCGCAGCGGTGATCTGCATCTGGCGGATACGCATTACGGCATGTTCGCCAAGCAATTGCCGCCGCGCGGCGTGGAAGTCTGGACGGCGGCTGCGGTCGCGTATCTGGGGGGCAAAGGGGTGACCGTCAAGGCGGGTGATCCCGTTGATCAGCGGGTACTCGATGGCCTCAACCAGGGTTCGATCAATGATTTTTGTGGTGCGTCCCCGCAGTTCTGCAAGACCACAGGGGCTTATGTCTTCACCCAGTACTCCGTCGATCGCTTCGCGAGGGCGGGGGTCGTGGTAACGCTGGGTGCCGAGATGACCGACGAACTGGTGTATCGCTTCAACCGGTTTACCGTGGACCAGTTGTGCGCCGCCAGCATGATGTTTTGCCAGCTCAAAAACCCGCTGGAGTATGCGGCTGCACCGGCGAGCACACGTTTCAGCGTGATCCGCACCGGCACCGGCGACCTGGACTTGTTGAGCGCAGGCAACCTGAGCATGGACTCGTTGTATGGGGTGTACACCGCCGGTACGTCTTCGTCGGGCACGTTCGAGGGCGACCCGTATAACCAGGCCAAGGCGAAGCAGGGGGTGGCGAAAACTGTGCTGAGCGCGGGCAGCCTGTTCGAGCAATTCGTCAACGGCTCGCCCACCAGCCTGTACCGGGCGTGGTATCCAGAGGCAGGGGGTAATCTGACGATCACTGCCGGGGGCGATTTGACCGGTGATATCACCAGCACCACTCTGAACACTGTCGGGCGCCCCGATCCCAAGGATATCGGGACCGACTCGGCCAACGTCGGCAACTGGCTGTGGCGCCAGGGCAGCAATGCGGTGGCGACCGGAGGGCAGGCGCAACCGAGCGCCTGGTGGATCAACTTCGGTAGTTACGCTGCGACGCCTTCGGGGGCCGATACCATGCTTGGCTTCACCGGATTTGGCACCCTCGGCGGCGGCGATCTGACGGTCAACGTCGATGGCAACGCCGGGGTCTTGAATACGCTAGGTTATGGCCTCAGCAACACGGCGTTGAACCCCCATAGCCAAGGCCTGGTGCTGGCAGTCGGCAGTACGGGCAGGGTCGCCAGCGATGGCGGCTTGCAGTTGACCGGCGGCGGCGACCTGCGGGTGCGCATCGGTGGCAGCTTGAACCCCGCCAGTCTTGCAAGCTCCGATGACCACCGTGATGGCGTGCTGGTCAACCTTCGCGGCGATGTGCAGTTGCGCAGCGCCAGCGTGGGCAGCGTCGATCTGTTGTACGGCAATACATCTACCGAACAGAGCCCCGGCGAGACCCGTGCATTCGACCCGCTGGTCTCGACCCGTGGCGTGGCGCGTGGTGGGCTGACCCTGGTGCCGGGCGACGCGACGTTCAATGTGCAGGCCCTGGCGGATCTGGTGGTACAGAACGTTGAAGACCCGGGCCGGGTGTCGATCAGCCATGCCTCGCCGTTTGCACAAGGCACCACCCTGGGTACCGGCGCCAGTTGGTTCACGTTGTGGACCAAGGACACGGCTATCGATCTGTTCTCCTTGGGTGGGAACCTGACGCCGTTTACTCGATCCGATACGCCGGCCGACCTGGCGGTGGTCTATCCGTCAATTGTGCGGGCAACGGCGGCTGGCGGGAGTCTGTATTACGGTAAAGCGGCCGAACTGCAAGCCAACAACGACGGAAACTACAGCTACCCCTTGCTGCTGGCACCGGGGCAGAACGGCCAGTTGCAATTCCTTGCTCAGGGCTCGATCTACGGCGGTGGTATGGCGGTCAGCCAGTCCGGGGCGGCGCAAAGTTCGCTGGCAACCCCTTGGAATCCTGCCTATCAAGCTCGTATTGGCACTGCGGTGGTGGCCAGTAACCTGCCAGCCAGTGGCAGCTTGGGCTCCTTGTCGTTGTTTGCGTTTGGGCCAGCTACGGCAGCTGCGTCCGCCGTTGGCAGTGCTGAACCGGCGCGTTTTTATGCGATGGACGGCGATCTGGTCGGAGTAAGCAGTGGTCGGATTATCACGTTTAGCGCAACCCCAGGGTCACTGCATGAAGGTGAGACTTGGTATGAAGGTAACGGTGCGATAAGGATGATGGCCGGGCGGGATATCGTCAGCAGTGGTCGTAGCTTTGGCCTGGACAGGACTGACGCGGGTTCGAGCAATAACCTTTTCTTGCACAAAAACCCCAACGACATCTCCATCGTCTCCGCCGGCCGCGACATCCTCTTCAGCAACTTCCAAGTCGCCGGCCCCGGCCTGCTGGAAGTTTCCGCCGGGCGCAACATCCTGCTGACCGGCGCCGGTGGCGAGCACAGCGTGACCAGCCTTGGCGCGATCCTGCCGGGCGATACCCGCCCCGGTGCGAGCATCGTCATGCAGGCCGGTGTCGGCGCCAACGGGCCGGATTACCAGCGCTTTGTCGCGACCTACCTGAACCCGCTCAACCAGGCGCAACCCGGTGAGTCGTTGCAGGGCGTCAAGGTTGCCAAGACCTACGAAAACGAACTGGTCACCTGGCTGGCCGAGCGCTTCGGTTTTGTCGGCGACAGCGAGCAGGCGCGGGCCTACTACGCGGCGCTGCCTGCCGAGCAGCAACGGGTGTTTGCCCGCGACGTGTACTTCGCCGAGCTCAAGGCCGCTGGCCGCGAGTACAACGAGGACGGCGGCGTGCGCCAGGGCAGCTACCTGCGTGGCCGCACGGCGATTGCGGCGCTGTTCCCGGACAAGGATGTGGCCGGCAACCCGATCACCTATCAGGGCGATATCACCTTGTTCAACGGCTCGGGCGTACACACCAATGCCGGCGGCTCGATCCAGATGTTCACCCCGGGCGGCGGCCAGACCTTCGGCATCGAAGGCGCGGCACCACCGTCCACGGCCGGGGTGATCACCCAGGGCGCCGGGGATATCCAGCTGTACTCCATGGGCAGCATCCTGCTCGGGCAAAGCCGGATCATGACCACCTTTGGCGGCTCGATCATGGGCTGGACCGCCGAGGGCGACATCAACGCCGGGCGCGGTTCCAAGACCACCGTGGTGTACACGCCGCCCAAGCGGGTCTATGACAACTGGGGCAACGTGAGCCTGTCGCCGTCGGTGCCGAGTACCGGCGCGGGGATCGCCACGCTCAACCCGATCCCGGAAGTGCCGGCGGGGGACATCGACCTGATCGCGCCGCTGGGCACCATCGATGCGGGCGAGGCGGGCATTCGCGTGTCGGGCAACATCAACATCGCGGCCCTGCGGGTGGTGAACGCGGCGAATATCCAGACCCAGGGCAAGTCGTCCGGGGTGCCGGTCTCGGCCACGGTCAACACCGGCGCCATGAGCTCGGCCAGCGCGGCGGGGGCGGCGGCGTCCCAGGCTGCAGAAGACGCGGCGCGCAATCAGCAGGCGGCGGCGAAGCAGGGGCGGCCGTCGATTGTCACCGTGGAAGTGCTGGGCTTTGGCACGGAGCCGGTACCGCGTGAGCCGGAGCAGAAGAGCTCCGGCTACAACCCCAACAGCCCGGTGCAGGTGCTGGGCGCCGGGCCGCTGAGCGAACAGGCGCGGGCGCGGTTGACGGATGAGGAGCGCAAGCAGATCAGTTTGTAG
- a CDS encoding substrate-binding domain-containing protein — MFKRNVLAVSMTLAALCSAQAAFADVNGGGATLPQPLYQTAGVLTAGFAPYIGVGSGNGKAAFLNNDYTKFVAGVTNKNVHWAGSDSKLSAAELLAYKTNKQPTWGKLIQVPSVATSVAIPFNKTGTNAVDLTVPQLCGVFSGRLTTWNQITGSGRTGPIVVVYRDESSGTTELFTRFLNAKCTEAKKFAITTTFKDSYGFVAGVSAGTLPAGAVPATTSQGVMTALNAAQGRITYMSPDYAATTLAGLDDATKVAKIGGVSPAPGNVSAAIGQILAPTQARPNGSFIDATDQDNWVPVFAATASGSSTFAYPSTGYPILGFTNLIFSQCYADANQTTQVQDFFLRHYDAAINNDTAINDNRFVPLPANWKQAVTDTFATASNAQGIGNTSVCNQIGRPL; from the coding sequence ATGTTTAAGCGCAACGTTCTCGCGGTATCCATGACCCTCGCTGCCCTGTGCTCGGCACAGGCTGCATTCGCAGACGTAAACGGCGGCGGCGCCACTCTGCCACAGCCGCTGTACCAGACTGCCGGCGTACTGACTGCCGGCTTCGCCCCTTACATCGGCGTCGGCAGCGGCAACGGCAAGGCGGCTTTCCTGAACAACGACTACACCAAGTTTGTGGCTGGTGTGACCAACAAGAACGTGCACTGGGCGGGTAGCGATTCCAAGCTGTCGGCTGCCGAGCTGCTGGCTTACAAAACCAACAAACAACCGACCTGGGGCAAATTGATCCAGGTGCCTTCGGTGGCCACTTCGGTTGCCATTCCGTTCAACAAGACCGGCACCAACGCGGTTGACCTGACTGTTCCGCAACTGTGCGGCGTGTTCTCCGGTCGCCTGACCACCTGGAACCAAATCACCGGCTCCGGCCGTACTGGCCCGATCGTCGTGGTTTACCGTGACGAGTCGAGCGGCACCACCGAGCTGTTCACCCGCTTCCTCAATGCCAAGTGCACCGAAGCCAAGAAGTTCGCCATCACCACGACCTTCAAAGACAGCTACGGCTTCGTCGCTGGCGTCAGCGCCGGTACCTTGCCAGCCGGCGCAGTGCCTGCTACCACCAGCCAAGGCGTGATGACTGCGCTGAACGCTGCCCAAGGCCGAATCACCTACATGAGCCCGGACTACGCGGCGACTACTTTGGCCGGTCTGGATGACGCCACCAAAGTTGCCAAGATTGGCGGTGTTTCGCCGGCTCCAGGCAACGTATCGGCCGCTATCGGTCAGATCCTTGCTCCAACCCAAGCCCGCCCTAACGGTTCGTTCATCGACGCCACCGACCAGGACAACTGGGTTCCAGTATTCGCCGCCACTGCAAGCGGTTCGTCCACCTTCGCTTACCCATCCACCGGCTACCCGATCCTGGGCTTCACTAACCTGATCTTCAGCCAGTGCTACGCCGACGCGAACCAAACCACCCAAGTGCAAGACTTCTTCCTGCGTCACTACGATGCAGCCATCAACAACGACACCGCCATCAACGACAACCGCTTCGTACCGCTGCCAGCTAACTGGAAACAAGCGGTAACCGACACCTTCGCGACCGCTTCCAACGCCCAAGGCATCGGCAACACCAGCGTCTGCAACCAAATCGGTCGTCCGCTGTAA